The Arvicanthis niloticus isolate mArvNil1 unplaced genomic scaffold, mArvNil1.pat.X pat_scaffold_555_arrow_ctg1, whole genome shotgun sequence genome includes a region encoding these proteins:
- the LOC117702191 gene encoding olfactory receptor 7A40, protein MELKNDTQTSKFILLGISEDPLWQPFLLGLFLFMYLVTLLGNLLIIIATIIDSHLHTPMYFFLSNLSFADICFTSVSIPKMLVNIQTKNKVITYEGCISQVYFFILFGVLDNFLLAVMAYDRYVAICHPLHYTVIMNRRLCGLLVLGSWITTALNSLLQSSMALRLSFCTDLKIPHFVCELNQLVLLACNDTFPNDMVMYFAAVLLGGGPLAGILYSYSKIVSSIRAISSSQGKYKAFSTCASHLSVVSLFYSTLLGVYLSSSFTQNSHSTARASVMYSVVTPMLNPFIYSLRNKDLMGALRRLFGRKP, encoded by the coding sequence ATGGAGTTGAAAAATGACACACAAACTTCAAAATTTATTCTCCTGGGAATTTCAGAGGATCCTCTATGGCAACCCTTCCTTTTGGGACTATTTTTGTTCATGTACCTGGTCACTCTGCTTGGGAACCTGCTCATTATCATTGCCACCATCATAGATTCCcatctccacacacccatgtacttcttcctttccaacctGTCTTTTGCTGACATCTGCTTTACTTCTGTTAGCATACCGAAGATGCTAGTGAATATACAGACGAAGAATAAGGTGATAACATATGAAGGCTGCATTTCCCAAGTATACTTTTTTATACTCTTTGGAGTTTTGGACAACTTTCTTCTAGCTGTGATGGCTTATGACCGATATGTGGCAATCTGTCACCCTCTGCACTATACGGTCATCATGAACCGTCGCCTCTGTGGATTATTAGTTTTGGGATCCTGGATCACAACAGCATTGAATTCCTTGCTGCAAAGTTCAATGGCACTGCGGTTGTCCTTCTGTACAGACTTGAAAATTCCCCATTTTGTTTGTGAGCTTAATCAACTGGTACTACTTGCCTGTAATGACACATTTCCTAATGACATGGTGATGTACTTTGCAGCTGTACTACTGGGTGGTGGTCCTCTTGCTGGCATCCTTTACTCTTATTCTAAGATAGTTTCCTCCATACGTGCAATCTCATCATCACAGGGGAAGTACAAAGCATTCTCCACCTGTGCATCCCACCTCTCTGTCGTTTCATTATTCTATTCTACACTCTTGGGTGTGTACCTTAGTTCTTCTTTTACCCAAAACTCACACTCAACTGCACGAGCATCAGTTATGTACAGTGTGGTCACCCCCATGTTGAACCCATTCATCTACAGTCTAAGGAATAAGGACTTAATGGGAGCTCTGAGAAGGCTCTTTGGAAGGAAGCCATGA